CCTGACGCGTTTTCCCAACCAGCGCGGCACGCCATCGCGCGATACGTTCTGGGGCGACAAGGATGCCGGCAAGCTGCACAACGACAACAACATGGCCCAGTTGCGTTTCGAGCACGCGCTCAACGACAACTGGACCCTGGGCGGCGGTTTCCAATGGTTGGACGGCAGCTTGAAAGGTAACGCCATTGAAGCCAACGGACCGGGCAGCCTGGGTGCCGATGGCCGTACCCTGCAACGCAACTTCAACTACCGCAAGCTGGAGTGGACCGACAAGGATTATCAGCTCAACCTGACGGGCCACTTCTCCACGGGCGGGTTGGAGCACACCTTGCTTACCGGCATCGAGTACGAGGATTACGACTACAAGTCGATCATCCAGCGTTCCAGCGCGGCCCTGGGCACTTACCCGATCGACATCTTCAATCCGGTGTACGGCCAAACGCGCCCGGCGCTGACTCGCACGCCCACCCACGATAAAGAAAACCTCAAGACCTACGCTGCCTTCGTGCAGGACCAGGTGGCACTGACCGAGCGTCTGAAAGTCTTGGCAGGTGCGCGTTTCGAGCGTTTTGAACATGACTACCAAAGTTATGTGGCGGGAGTAAAACCGTGGACCGCCGCCGACAACGCCGTCACCCCGCGTGTGGGCGTGATCTACGACCTCACCGACACCGTCGCGGTCTATGCCGACGCCGCCCGTTCGTTCAAGCCCAACACCGGCGCCAGCCGCGAAGGCGGTGGTTTCGCGCCGGAGAAAGGCAAGTCCTACGAGATGGGTATCAAGTGGGAAGCGCTTGATCGTCAACTGAGCGTCGACGCGGCGGTCTACCAGATCGAAAAGAAAAACGTGCTGGCCACCGACCCTTTGGACAATACCCTGAGTGTCGCGACCGGCCAGGTACGCAGCCGCGGATTTGACCTCAACGTGGCAGGCAACCTCACACCCGAGTGGCGTGTGATCGGCGGCTACGCCTACGTGGACGCCGAAGTGACCCGCGACACCACCCTGCGCTCCGGCACCCGCTTGATGAACATCCCGCGCAACAGCTTCAGCCTGCTCAACGTCTACGAGTTCCAGGACGGCGCACTCAAAGGGCTGGGCCTGGGTGCCGGTGGCAAGTACGTCGACCAGCGCGCCGGCCAGACCGCCAATACGGCCTTCTCGATGGACGCCTACACCGTGGTCGACCTGCTGGGTTACTACAAGGTCAACGAGCAGGTGCGTCTGAACCTGGACGTCAAGAACCTGTTCAACCGCGAGTATGAGGAAGGCGCGTTCGGCAATATTTACGCTTACCCAGGCGCACCACGCACCGTGCAGGTCGGAATCTCCTACA
This genomic stretch from Pseudomonas synxantha BG33R harbors:
- a CDS encoding TonB-dependent siderophore receptor; its protein translation is MRRTLISICVLQAFSPLTWAEDAPAEKASIELQATNVTATADFESAQGPVQGYHATRSASATRTDTSIHETPQSISVVSKDVVEDIGATRLQDALDYAGGVGRANNFGGQGLTTFTVRGFTTGEFYRNGFPINRGYPNMPDANTIERLEVLRGPATMLYGRGDPGGTFNVVSKQPLSERTVTLGSQLNDQGMKRGTLDASGPLDEEGRLAYRLNVVGEGGDTFRDHVETERYGVTPVITWQATDATKVTFEGDFMRNNHPLDRGLTRFPNQRGTPSRDTFWGDKDAGKLHNDNNMAQLRFEHALNDNWTLGGGFQWLDGSLKGNAIEANGPGSLGADGRTLQRNFNYRKLEWTDKDYQLNLTGHFSTGGLEHTLLTGIEYEDYDYKSIIQRSSAALGTYPIDIFNPVYGQTRPALTRTPTHDKENLKTYAAFVQDQVALTERLKVLAGARFERFEHDYQSYVAGVKPWTAADNAVTPRVGVIYDLTDTVAVYADAARSFKPNTGASREGGGFAPEKGKSYEMGIKWEALDRQLSVDAAVYQIEKKNVLATDPLDNTLSVATGQVRSRGFDLNVAGNLTPEWRVIGGYAYVDAEVTRDTTLRSGTRLMNIPRNSFSLLNVYEFQDGALKGLGLGAGGKYVDQRAGQTANTAFSMDAYTVVDLLGYYKVNEQVRLNLDVKNLFNREYEEGAFGNIYAYPGAPRTVQVGISYTL